Proteins from a genomic interval of Halopseudomonas litoralis:
- a CDS encoding sulfurtransferase TusA family protein — translation MVDEKNELQADQSVDARGLSCPLPLLRAKVALNGMASGQVLYLCATDAGSQRDIARFAELAGHSLLRADEQDGEFHYWLRKAGAREEG, via the coding sequence ATGGTTGATGAAAAAAATGAACTGCAGGCTGATCAGTCGGTAGATGCTCGGGGGCTCTCCTGCCCGCTGCCGCTGCTACGCGCCAAGGTGGCGCTGAACGGTATGGCCTCTGGGCAGGTGCTCTATTTATGCGCCACCGACGCCGGCTCGCAGCGTGATATAGCGCGATTTGCCGAGCTGGCGGGACATTCGTTGCTGCGTGCCGACGAGCAGGATGGGGAGTTTCATTATTGGTTGCGCAAGGCTGGGGCGAGAGAAGAGGGGTAA
- a CDS encoding T6SS immunity protein Tli4 family protein — MIRLIFTVIVCLPLGFALADTPRQECLGRLTFDVPEEMEWATFHADYIHRVSDGGGHGFGLKVGAKGDLASYDFKGLIIYVSDIVERSEFEAAVGYEKGTGMRYQKHLLNDLETHKRLLKQFETGDYPKALVTDRLEKIAAVEKDIPLAIPREHDLGIPDAYFLGGKYPGFGYLYRNQRVYYFAMRQGAVDGTGAEAFKDLLARFHPRELYEVPEGTGICFPYGFIADDGKTAYSIKNSLRFTSTPNVIFTLVTASVGDPRNTQPTLGTYDTDYRPGYDGTKWKLTRFIEPSYIGDRLAGLEGWRLDPKPESGERERAWFALAHTGGLLNPLIAVQVFTFQKGLDNLTDFTPPPEDVLPRWKALSESIRVTLDK, encoded by the coding sequence ATGATCAGGCTTATTTTTACAGTTATCGTTTGCCTGCCCCTCGGTTTTGCGCTGGCGGACACACCCCGACAGGAATGTCTCGGCCGCCTGACCTTTGATGTGCCGGAAGAAATGGAGTGGGCCACCTTTCATGCTGATTACATCCATCGAGTTTCGGACGGCGGTGGACATGGCTTTGGTTTGAAGGTCGGCGCGAAAGGCGACCTTGCGTCCTATGATTTCAAGGGCCTGATTATTTACGTCAGTGATATTGTCGAGCGCTCGGAATTTGAAGCTGCTGTTGGCTATGAGAAAGGCACTGGCATGCGGTATCAAAAACACCTATTAAATGATTTAGAAACGCATAAGCGCTTGTTGAAGCAGTTTGAAACCGGTGATTACCCGAAAGCGCTGGTGACTGACCGTCTGGAAAAAATAGCGGCTGTTGAAAAAGATATTCCGCTGGCCATCCCTAGAGAACACGACCTCGGTATCCCCGACGCCTACTTCCTTGGTGGTAAATATCCGGGCTTCGGTTACCTGTACCGCAACCAGAGGGTCTACTACTTCGCCATGCGCCAGGGAGCTGTTGATGGAACGGGTGCCGAAGCGTTCAAGGATCTGCTGGCGCGCTTTCATCCGCGTGAACTATATGAAGTACCTGAAGGCACGGGTATCTGCTTTCCCTATGGTTTTATTGCCGATGATGGCAAGACCGCCTATTCGATCAAGAACAGCCTGCGTTTTACCAGTACGCCCAATGTGATATTTACCCTGGTGACCGCCTCAGTTGGGGATCCCAGGAACACCCAGCCCACCCTGGGCACTTATGACACCGACTACCGCCCCGGCTACGATGGCACCAAATGGAAGCTGACCCGTTTTATCGAACCCAGTTATATCGGTGACCGGCTGGCCGGCCTGGAAGGCTGGCGCCTTGATCCCAAGCCGGAGTCTGGTGAACGGGAACGGGCCTGGTTTGCCTTGGCACATACCGGCGGGTTACTCAATCCGCTGATTGCGGTGCAGGTATTTACCTTCCAGAAAGGACTGGACAACCTCACCGACTTCACCCCGCCGCCGGAGGATGTCCTGCCGCGCTGGAAGGCATTGAGCGAAAGCATTCGGGTGACGTTGGACAAGTGA
- a CDS encoding phospholipase D-like domain-containing protein has translation MTETTAYNGVRAKQINQINQRDGAAHAKQINQINQRDGAAHAAYSAPDYFIRDDSVFAAKRTGNQVQFFTTGEDYFKDLAGALGKAERCIFITGWQVNYDVLLDGQRTLWQCLHQALTSKPQLRVYVMPWLSPGSSVGTYDIETILAIFQLNAGLGAEPRAFCTPAIQQSDMKGLGATFSHHQKSVVIDNTLGYVGGIDLAYGRRDDNNFSLNSASRLGNDAYNPGLPKLGWMALDEHVSRTGLIMAALFDLSKPALGGPVPMPSKAQVGNSINHALDFFRGPPMPIVQTIQHGMERVGGTLERGRRSVAELKYQFLERSIRATAELIQLLVDDLSESPELKERLQQWLAELQSTPGNLTGALRIKSIHLINLWMSETDIGQVFRLLSDASLDTLPADLIPKVNELGSSVLWHLYGLLQEQTSDNQAPYPYLLEHAQPLSSPDNGCLAKDQPRMPWQDVHCSMLGPSVYDLSRNFIDRWNGQQAYLANTPAPQHAVIVKKALETVMTWLNLLIRKARLHHFLSTDTFIRLDLKQPSPVWIAGPQLLPRYPEPMPGGVSVQVLRSAGERMLAQEQAGRRQAAVNLPALPGFDSRGIQANCKSAMLQAISSAQQFIYIENQFFQTEFGVEGELNPLLPLSGPMASLRDPSTLRQDLVLRVGLREALDARDIWRLDWVEIDAISRNADQESSDFLDQLFGMWGLNAQGWLSHRLGEPQQGVINDIGKALAERIGRAIDEHRPFHVYMILPVHPEGPLNVPNIMHQVHLTMQSLAFGEQSLIKRIQRRMAVRALLDRGFSRDEAERVIERRGSDNRPVYELQDWSCYLTLLNLRTWDELDGRVVTEQIYVHSKLLIADDRVAILGSANINDRSLLGPRDSELAVIVRDSTPVTVKLDGKNPQQVSKAVHELRVALWKKHFGLSLTKASKVQPATELEACLIQPAAESSWRAIQERAEDNSKLYEEIFGFIPRNISQVQPRKTPDISGYSDGFPAPIWPTWAYRDLKDLGAGGDLAEAMPYEESFWRGDIYLPPGAYAAPKGVQGFICQLPTQWTRGENNDSGINLTILAQLIRQQNNRFAANKTVATPGQSVVVN, from the coding sequence ATGACTGAGACCACCGCATACAACGGCGTCCGTGCCAAGCAAATCAACCAGATCAACCAGCGGGATGGCGCCGCCCATGCCAAGCAAATCAACCAGATCAACCAGCGGGATGGCGCCGCCCATGCCGCTTATTCGGCTCCGGACTACTTTATCCGCGACGACTCGGTATTTGCCGCCAAGCGAACGGGTAATCAGGTGCAATTCTTCACCACGGGTGAGGACTACTTCAAAGATCTGGCCGGTGCGCTAGGCAAAGCCGAACGCTGCATCTTCATCACCGGTTGGCAGGTAAACTACGACGTATTGTTGGATGGCCAGCGTACGCTCTGGCAATGTCTGCATCAGGCGCTGACCAGCAAGCCGCAATTGCGGGTCTATGTTATGCCGTGGCTGAGCCCCGGCAGCAGCGTAGGTACCTATGATATCGAAACCATATTGGCTATATTTCAGCTGAACGCGGGGTTGGGCGCAGAGCCGCGCGCATTTTGCACGCCAGCAATTCAGCAGAGTGATATGAAAGGGCTCGGCGCGACCTTTTCACATCATCAGAAAAGCGTGGTGATCGATAACACCTTGGGTTACGTCGGCGGCATTGATCTGGCTTACGGACGTCGAGATGACAACAATTTCAGTCTGAACAGCGCGAGCAGACTGGGTAATGATGCCTACAATCCGGGCCTGCCCAAGCTCGGCTGGATGGCGCTGGACGAGCATGTCAGCCGTACCGGTCTTATCATGGCGGCGCTGTTCGATCTGTCCAAACCCGCACTGGGTGGGCCCGTTCCGATGCCCTCCAAGGCCCAGGTCGGCAACAGCATCAATCATGCTCTGGATTTCTTCCGGGGGCCTCCGATGCCCATCGTGCAGACCATCCAGCACGGTATGGAGAGGGTTGGCGGTACGCTGGAGCGGGGGCGCAGAAGCGTTGCGGAGCTCAAGTACCAGTTCCTGGAGCGGTCCATACGCGCCACTGCTGAGCTGATACAGTTATTGGTCGATGACTTGTCGGAAAGCCCTGAGTTGAAGGAGCGACTGCAGCAATGGTTAGCCGAGCTGCAAAGCACTCCCGGTAATCTGACCGGGGCACTGCGTATCAAGAGCATTCATCTGATCAACCTGTGGATGTCGGAGACAGATATCGGACAGGTATTCAGGCTGCTTTCTGACGCGTCATTGGATACGTTACCGGCTGATCTGATACCCAAGGTCAATGAACTGGGTAGCTCAGTGCTCTGGCATCTGTACGGCCTTCTGCAGGAGCAGACGAGTGACAACCAGGCGCCTTATCCCTATCTGCTTGAGCATGCTCAGCCGTTATCCTCCCCGGATAACGGCTGCCTGGCGAAGGATCAGCCACGGATGCCCTGGCAGGACGTGCACTGCAGTATGCTCGGTCCATCGGTATATGACCTGTCGCGAAATTTCATTGATCGATGGAACGGTCAGCAAGCCTATCTGGCCAATACACCGGCACCACAACATGCCGTGATAGTTAAAAAAGCTCTTGAAACGGTCATGACCTGGCTCAACTTGCTGATCCGCAAAGCTCGTCTGCATCACTTTCTGAGTACCGATACCTTTATCCGTCTTGATCTGAAACAGCCCAGCCCGGTATGGATTGCAGGCCCGCAACTGCTTCCCCGTTATCCGGAGCCCATGCCCGGTGGTGTCAGTGTGCAGGTACTGCGTAGCGCTGGGGAAAGGATGCTCGCTCAGGAGCAGGCTGGTCGCCGTCAGGCGGCGGTCAATCTGCCGGCGCTTCCTGGGTTCGACAGCCGCGGGATACAGGCCAACTGCAAAAGCGCCATGCTGCAGGCGATCTCCAGCGCGCAGCAGTTCATCTATATCGAGAATCAGTTCTTTCAGACTGAGTTCGGTGTGGAGGGCGAGCTGAACCCCTTGCTGCCGCTCTCAGGTCCGATGGCGAGCTTGCGTGATCCGAGCACCCTTCGTCAGGATCTGGTTCTCCGGGTGGGCCTGCGTGAAGCTTTGGATGCCCGGGATATCTGGCGCCTGGATTGGGTAGAAATAGACGCCATATCACGCAACGCTGACCAGGAAAGCAGCGACTTTCTCGACCAGTTGTTCGGCATGTGGGGGCTCAACGCGCAAGGCTGGCTCAGTCATCGTTTGGGCGAACCGCAGCAGGGCGTGATCAACGATATCGGTAAAGCGTTGGCTGAACGTATTGGTCGCGCTATCGACGAACATCGGCCATTTCATGTCTATATGATCTTGCCCGTCCATCCGGAAGGCCCACTCAACGTACCCAACATCATGCATCAGGTTCACCTGACCATGCAGAGCCTGGCGTTCGGTGAGCAAAGCCTGATCAAGCGAATTCAACGACGTATGGCTGTCCGCGCGCTATTGGACCGTGGCTTCAGCCGTGACGAGGCAGAGCGGGTTATAGAGCGGCGGGGCTCTGACAACCGTCCGGTCTACGAGCTACAGGACTGGAGCTGTTATCTGACCCTGCTTAACCTGCGCACATGGGATGAACTGGACGGCCGGGTAGTAACCGAACAGATCTATGTTCACAGTAAACTGCTGATCGCTGATGATCGTGTGGCCATCCTCGGCAGCGCCAACATCAACGATCGCAGCCTGCTCGGCCCTCGGGACTCTGAACTGGCGGTGATCGTACGTGACAGCACGCCGGTCACGGTGAAGCTGGACGGCAAGAACCCCCAACAGGTCAGCAAGGCAGTGCATGAGCTGCGGGTGGCTTTGTGGAAAAAGCACTTCGGGTTGAGTTTGACGAAGGCGTCCAAAGTACAGCCAGCCACTGAGCTAGAGGCTTGTTTGATCCAACCAGCGGCGGAGAGTAGTTGGCGGGCGATTCAGGAGCGTGCGGAGGATAACTCGAAGCTATATGAAGAAATATTTGGTTTTATTCCACGTAATATCAGCCAGGTTCAGCCGCGTAAGACGCCAGACATTTCAGGATATTCTGATGGCTTCCCTGCTCCAATATGGCCGACATGGGCATACAGAGATCTGAAGGATCTTGGGGCGGGCGGGGATCTGGCGGAGGCTATGCCCTACGAAGAGTCGTTCTGGCGAGGCGATATCTATCTGCCGCCCGGAGCCTATGCCGCGCCTAAAGGTGTACAAGGATTTATTTGCCAGTTACCGACTCAATGGACTCGCGGTGAGAATAATGATTCTGGTATCAACCTGACTATCTTGGCGCAACTGATCAGACAACAAAACAATCGTTTTGCGGCCAATAAAACAGTGGCCACTCCGGGGCAAAGTGTAGTGGTCAACTGA
- a CDS encoding M48 family metalloprotease has translation MQCIKAAKTPIRALLFSLMAVIAVPASAEFNLPSLGDTSSSIMSREQEYQLGRAWLSMLRGSVRTLEDPLLKDYIESHVFGLVETSQLDDRRLTFVAINSPQLNAFAAPGGIIGVNGGLFLHAHIEAEFASVMAHELAHLSQRHFARGLQHQQQTRIPLMTAMLASIILAASGGGDAGFAALASTQAAAIQEQRRFSRQNEQEADRIGLLNLKQAGFDPHAMPNMFERLAKLSRFSRTPPEFLLTHPVSQSRIADSRNRAGQLSNDGRLDSLYYQMMRARVQLFYEDSPGRAAQRFRALLDQHEGEHSAARYGLALALIRGGQYEAAEEELEPLLAEHPNNIAVQLARVELDNSRNQLDGALARLDRLLQAQPDNYPLLNAKADVLLRKRDYSAAERVTDRLARLRPEDPDVWYLVSEIRGLAKNILGVHQARAEYFMLAGDLDQADQQLEQALKLADNFVVSSRINARQEEVARRREIIKSF, from the coding sequence ATGCAATGTATCAAAGCGGCCAAAACACCCATCAGAGCCCTGCTGTTCTCGCTGATGGCCGTTATCGCCGTGCCCGCCTCCGCTGAATTCAATCTGCCTTCGCTGGGCGATACCAGCTCGTCGATCATGTCGCGCGAGCAGGAATACCAGCTCGGTCGCGCCTGGCTGTCCATGCTGCGTGGTTCGGTGCGCACTCTGGAAGACCCACTGCTGAAGGATTACATTGAGTCGCATGTGTTCGGTCTGGTGGAAACCAGCCAGCTGGATGATCGACGATTGACCTTCGTTGCCATCAACAGCCCGCAACTCAATGCCTTCGCTGCCCCCGGGGGCATCATAGGGGTCAACGGCGGACTGTTTCTGCATGCCCATATTGAAGCGGAGTTCGCCTCGGTCATGGCGCATGAGCTGGCGCACTTGTCCCAGCGACACTTTGCCCGTGGCCTGCAACATCAACAACAGACCCGTATTCCGCTCATGACCGCAATGCTCGCCAGCATCATCCTCGCTGCCAGTGGCGGTGGCGATGCTGGTTTCGCCGCACTGGCCTCGACTCAGGCAGCGGCGATTCAGGAGCAGCGGCGCTTTTCCCGGCAGAATGAGCAGGAAGCCGACCGCATCGGCCTGCTCAATCTGAAGCAGGCCGGCTTCGACCCCCACGCCATGCCGAACATGTTCGAGCGCCTCGCCAAGCTGAGTCGCTTCAGCCGCACTCCGCCGGAGTTCTTGCTCACGCACCCGGTCAGCCAGTCACGGATCGCCGACTCACGCAACCGCGCAGGACAGCTCAGCAACGATGGCCGACTGGACAGCCTGTACTACCAGATGATGCGCGCCCGCGTACAGTTATTCTACGAGGACAGCCCCGGCCGGGCAGCGCAGCGGTTTCGTGCGCTGCTGGATCAACATGAGGGCGAGCACTCTGCCGCACGCTACGGCCTGGCTTTGGCGCTGATTCGTGGTGGACAATATGAAGCTGCGGAGGAAGAACTGGAGCCTTTGCTGGCCGAGCACCCGAATAACATTGCAGTACAATTGGCCAGAGTAGAGCTGGACAACAGTCGCAACCAACTGGATGGCGCCCTGGCACGCCTCGATCGGCTGCTGCAGGCCCAACCCGACAACTATCCATTGTTGAATGCCAAGGCCGACGTGTTATTGCGCAAGCGCGACTATTCCGCCGCCGAGCGGGTAACAGATCGCCTTGCACGGCTGCGCCCCGAAGATCCGGACGTATGGTATCTGGTATCGGAAATTCGCGGCCTGGCAAAGAATATTCTGGGTGTGCATCAAGCCCGTGCGGAATACTTCATGCTGGCTGGCGACCTGGATCAGGCGGACCAGCAGCTGGAGCAGGCATTGAAGCTCGCCGACAATTTCGTGGTCAGCTCCCGCATCAACGCGCGCCAGGAAGAGGTCGCGCGTCGACGGGAGATCATCAAGAGCTTCTGA
- a CDS encoding IS3 family transposase (programmed frameshift), producing MTRKRRTFTPEFKQEAASLVLDQGYSITQASTSLGVVESVLRKWVKQLTEERQGVTPKGKAMTPEQQRIQELEERCRRLEMEKTIPKKGYRSLDVGRLETYTLIDQLREQAPVDMVCAAFDINRSCYYEHRQRIQRVDAERVALRAQINELFNKSRSSAGSRTIKDMLNDQGVGIGRFKVRRLMGELGLICKQPGPHKYKQATVERLDIPNRLDREFDVAQPDQVWCGDITYIWTGQRWSYLAVVLDLYARRVVGWAMSDTADADLVVQALEHAWEQRGRPHGVMFHSDQGSQYASRKFRQRLWRFRMVQSMSRRGNCWDNAPMERLFRSLKTEWIPPMGYHSLAAARKDISNYLMGYYNQKRPHAFNGGLAPAVAEEKLKTVSGIS from the exons ATGACAAGAAAGCGACGTACTTTTACCCCTGAATTCAAACAGGAAGCAGCCAGCCTGGTGCTGGACCAAGGCTACAGCATTACCCAAGCCAGCACATCGCTGGGCGTGGTTGAAAGCGTCCTGCGCAAGTGGGTTAAACAGCTCACTGAGGAGCGGCAGGGTGTCACCCCTAAAGGCAAAGCCATGACACCAGAGCAGCAGCGCATTCAGGAGTTGGAAGAGCGGTGCCGGCGGCTGGAGATGGAGAAGACCATCC CTAAAAAAGGCTACCGCTCTCTTGATGTCGGACGACTGGAAACGTACACGCTGATTGACCAGTTGAGAGAGCAGGCCCCCGTTGACATGGTGTGCGCAGCCTTTGATATCAACCGTTCCTGTTACTACGAACACCGCCAGAGGATACAGCGTGTGGATGCTGAGCGTGTAGCCCTGAGGGCCCAGATTAACGAGCTGTTCAACAAAAGCCGCAGCTCGGCAGGTAGCCGCACCATCAAGGACATGCTGAACGATCAAGGCGTCGGCATCGGCCGCTTCAAGGTGCGCCGTTTGATGGGAGAGCTTGGCCTGATTTGTAAGCAACCAGGCCCCCATAAGTACAAGCAGGCCACCGTGGAGCGGCTAGATATCCCCAACCGTTTGGACCGGGAGTTCGATGTGGCGCAACCAGATCAGGTCTGGTGCGGTGATATCACCTATATCTGGACCGGGCAGCGCTGGAGTTATCTGGCGGTGGTACTGGACCTGTATGCCCGTCGCGTCGTCGGCTGGGCCATGTCTGACACCGCTGATGCGGACTTGGTGGTACAGGCCTTGGAGCATGCGTGGGAGCAGCGTGGGCGCCCTCATGGGGTGATGTTCCATTCTGACCAAGGATCACAGTATGCAAGTCGCAAGTTCCGGCAGAGGCTGTGGCGCTTCCGTATGGTGCAAAGCATGAGTCGTCGAGGCAACTGCTGGGATAATGCTCCTATGGAGCGGCTGTTCCGCAGTCTGAAAACGGAATGGATACCGCCGATGGGGTATCACAGCCTGGCAGCTGCCCGGAAGGATATCAGCAACTACCTGATGGGGTACTACAACCAGAAGCGTCCCCACGCCTTCAATGGCGGGCTCGCTCCGGCGGTGGCCGAAGAAAAACTTAAAACTGTGTCCGGAATCAGTTGA
- a CDS encoding peroxiredoxin, with the protein MSIKPDSTLPDFTAQATSGKTITLSELTGKKLVLYFYPKDHTPGCTTQGQDFRDMHEQFLAADTLVLGVSRDSLRTHENFRTKQSFPFELISDSDESLCRLFDVIRKKKLYGKEYEGIERSTFLIDRKGVLRREWRKVKVPGHVAEVLQAARELA; encoded by the coding sequence ATGAGCATCAAACCGGATTCCACCCTGCCCGATTTCACGGCGCAGGCCACCAGTGGCAAGACCATCACTCTCTCGGAGTTGACTGGCAAGAAGCTCGTGCTCTATTTCTACCCCAAGGACCACACCCCCGGCTGCACTACCCAAGGCCAGGATTTTCGGGATATGCATGAGCAGTTTCTGGCGGCCGATACCCTGGTACTTGGCGTCTCCCGCGACAGTCTGCGCACCCATGAGAACTTCCGCACCAAACAGAGCTTTCCCTTCGAGCTGATCAGTGATTCTGACGAAAGTCTGTGCCGACTGTTCGATGTGATCCGCAAGAAGAAACTCTATGGCAAGGAATACGAAGGAATCGAGCGCAGCACCTTCCTCATCGACCGTAAAGGTGTATTGCGCCGCGAATGGCGCAAGGTGAAGGTGCCGGGCCACGTCGCCGAAGTGCTCCAAGCGGCGCGCGAACTGGCGTAA
- a CDS encoding glycine cleavage system protein R: MSTVPSPQEQFLVINAMGQQTTAMASMLTRLCMEQRCLIVSSRMSRHGTCTALLLQVSGNWDALARLETLLPALAKREHLTLSLYRSNALEERPSALPYNVFVTAAQRPELVAELCSFFQHLEIDIEEMFSFTYIAQHTGTAMLNLTLTIAIPVKTQLSWLREQFLDFCDELNLDAVMEPWRPLH; this comes from the coding sequence ATGTCCACAGTGCCCAGCCCCCAGGAGCAATTTCTGGTGATCAATGCCATGGGGCAACAAACCACTGCAATGGCCAGCATGTTGACGCGCCTGTGCATGGAGCAGCGTTGCCTGATTGTCAGCAGCCGTATGAGCCGCCACGGAACCTGCACTGCCCTTCTTTTACAGGTGAGCGGCAACTGGGATGCCCTGGCTCGACTGGAAACGCTGTTGCCGGCACTGGCCAAGCGCGAGCACTTGACACTATCACTGTATCGCAGCAATGCGCTGGAAGAGCGTCCTTCGGCGCTGCCCTACAATGTCTTCGTCACAGCTGCCCAGCGGCCCGAACTGGTTGCCGAGCTGTGCTCCTTTTTCCAGCACCTGGAGATCGACATCGAGGAGATGTTCAGCTTCACCTATATAGCCCAACACACCGGCACCGCAATGTTGAACCTGACGCTGACCATTGCCATCCCGGTCAAGACCCAACTCAGTTGGCTGCGCGAGCAGTTCCTCGACTTCTGCGATGAACTCAATCTGGACGCCGTAATGGAACCCTGGCGCCCCCTTCACTGA
- the nadA gene encoding quinolinate synthase NadA codes for MSQISERLLVQAHLAAKQPAPLSDVEKADYKVRIAAALKAHNAVLVAHYYTDPLLQELAEETGGCVSDSLEMARFGKNHPASTLVVAGVRFMGETAKILSPEKRVLMPTLDATCSLDIGCPIDEFSAFCDQHPDRTVVVYANTSAAVKARADWVVTSSCALPIVESLMDKGEKILWAPDKHLGGYIQSQTGADMLLWDGACIVHEEFKAQALLDLKAVYPEAAILVHPESPASVVELADVVGSTSQLINATRELPNPTFIVATDKGIFYKMQQAAPDRRLIDAPTAGDGATCRSCANCPWMAMNTLPRLLQSLEQGSNEILVPEELIPAAVRPLERMLDFTRNL; via the coding sequence ATGTCTCAGATTTCCGAAAGGTTGCTGGTGCAGGCCCATCTGGCCGCAAAGCAGCCGGCGCCGTTGAGCGATGTTGAGAAAGCCGATTACAAGGTGCGCATCGCGGCGGCATTGAAGGCCCATAATGCGGTGTTGGTAGCGCATTACTACACCGATCCGCTGTTGCAGGAGCTGGCGGAGGAGACCGGTGGCTGTGTTTCCGACTCACTGGAAATGGCGCGTTTCGGCAAGAATCATCCAGCCAGCACGCTGGTGGTGGCAGGCGTGCGTTTCATGGGCGAAACCGCCAAGATCCTGAGCCCGGAGAAACGGGTACTGATGCCCACGCTGGATGCTACCTGCTCTCTGGATATCGGCTGTCCGATCGATGAGTTTTCGGCCTTCTGCGATCAGCATCCCGATCGCACTGTGGTGGTCTACGCCAATACGTCCGCCGCCGTGAAGGCGCGTGCTGATTGGGTTGTTACCTCCAGCTGCGCCTTGCCGATTGTCGAGAGCCTGATGGACAAGGGCGAGAAGATCCTGTGGGCACCGGATAAACATCTGGGCGGTTATATCCAGAGCCAGACCGGCGCTGACATGCTGTTGTGGGACGGGGCTTGCATCGTGCATGAGGAATTCAAGGCCCAGGCATTGCTGGATCTCAAAGCAGTCTATCCCGAGGCGGCGATCCTGGTGCACCCGGAATCCCCAGCGTCGGTCGTCGAACTGGCCGATGTGGTGGGCTCAACCAGTCAGCTGATCAATGCCACTCGCGAGTTGCCCAATCCGACGTTCATCGTAGCTACCGACAAGGGCATCTTCTACAAGATGCAGCAGGCGGCGCCGGATCGCCGGCTGATCGATGCGCCTACGGCTGGCGACGGCGCTACCTGCCGCAGCTGCGCCAACTGCCCATGGATGGCGATGAATACACTGCCGCGCCTGTTGCAAAGCCTGGAGCAGGGCAGCAATGAGATTCTGGTACCGGAGGAGTTGATTCCGGCCGCAGTACGCCCACTGGAACGGATGCTCGACTTTACCCGCAATCTCTGA
- the dapA gene encoding 4-hydroxy-tetrahydrodipicolinate synthase → MISGSLVALVTPMDSRGSLDWQALERIIDFHLAQGTDGIVAVGTSGESATLDMDEHKEVIRRVVDQVAGRIPVIAGTGANSTSEAVELTEAARSVGADACLLVTPYYNKPTQEGLYQHFKFIAEAVAIPQILYNVPGRTACDMLPDTVVRLADIPNIIGIKEATGDLQRAREVIERVGERMAVYSGDDATAVELILLGGKGNISVTANVAPKAMHDLCAAALRGDTDTARRLHDQLMPLHQKLFVESNPIPVKWALHEMGLIEDGLRLPLTRLSAGCQPVVREAMQQCGLL, encoded by the coding sequence ATGATTTCAGGCAGCCTTGTGGCGCTGGTAACCCCCATGGATTCGCGTGGCAGCCTGGATTGGCAAGCGCTTGAGCGTATCATCGACTTCCATCTGGCGCAGGGCACCGATGGTATCGTCGCGGTCGGCACGTCGGGCGAATCCGCCACGCTGGATATGGACGAACACAAGGAGGTCATCCGCCGTGTGGTCGATCAGGTCGCGGGGCGCATCCCGGTCATTGCCGGGACGGGAGCCAACTCTACCAGTGAAGCGGTCGAGCTGACCGAAGCCGCGCGCAGCGTGGGTGCTGATGCCTGCCTGCTGGTCACGCCGTACTACAACAAGCCCACCCAGGAAGGGCTTTACCAGCACTTCAAATTCATTGCCGAAGCTGTGGCCATTCCGCAGATTCTGTACAACGTGCCGGGGCGCACCGCCTGTGACATGCTGCCCGATACCGTAGTGCGGCTGGCCGACATCCCCAATATCATCGGTATAAAGGAGGCCACAGGCGACCTGCAGCGTGCCCGTGAAGTGATCGAGCGGGTTGGAGAGCGTATGGCGGTCTACTCTGGGGACGATGCTACCGCAGTGGAACTGATTCTCCTCGGTGGCAAAGGCAATATCTCTGTTACCGCCAACGTCGCGCCCAAAGCCATGCACGATCTATGTGCTGCTGCTTTACGCGGCGATACCGATACCGCCCGTCGCCTGCATGATCAACTGATGCCGCTGCATCAGAAGCTGTTCGTCGAATCCAACCCGATTCCGGTGAAATGGGCGCTGCACGAGATGGGGCTGATCGAAGATGGCTTGCGTCTGCCGTTGACCCGTCTCAGTGCAGGATGCCAACCGGTAGTACGCGAGGCCATGCAGCAGTGCGGCCTGCTGTGA